The proteins below are encoded in one region of Desulfovibrio sp.:
- a CDS encoding ABC transporter permease, whose translation MANTFAQRACAHPMFVAGIALVGLISLAAILAPLITPYDPTALDVNHVLQAPSAAHPLGTDALGRDVLSRVLFGGRVSLWVGFLAVGLSVALGLFFGLIAGYFGGFVDELIMRGVDVMLCFPSFFLILAVIAFLEPSLTNIMIIIGLTSWMGVARLVRAEALTLKHRDFVRAAKLAGAGSTRILSRHILPNAAAPVLVSATLGVAGAILTESSLSFLGLGVQPPMPSWGNMLLEGKEVLEIAPWLSIFPGMAILLTVLGYNLLGESLRDLLDPRLRQ comes from the coding sequence ATGGCTAACACGTTTGCGCAAAGGGCCTGCGCCCACCCAATGTTCGTAGCTGGAATCGCCCTGGTGGGACTCATTTCCTTGGCCGCCATACTGGCTCCTCTCATCACTCCGTACGATCCCACGGCCCTTGACGTGAACCATGTGCTCCAGGCCCCCAGCGCTGCGCACCCCCTGGGCACGGACGCTCTGGGCCGCGATGTTCTCTCACGCGTGCTTTTCGGCGGACGGGTCTCTTTATGGGTAGGCTTTCTGGCCGTTGGCCTCTCGGTGGCCTTGGGTCTTTTTTTCGGACTCATCGCCGGCTATTTCGGCGGCTTTGTGGACGAACTCATCATGCGCGGCGTGGATGTGATGCTCTGCTTCCCGTCTTTTTTCCTGATCCTGGCGGTGATCGCCTTTTTGGAGCCTTCGCTCACGAACATCATGATCATCATCGGCCTGACCTCATGGATGGGCGTGGCCCGGCTGGTGCGCGCCGAGGCGCTCACACTCAAACACCGGGATTTCGTGCGCGCGGCCAAACTGGCCGGTGCAGGGAGCACGCGGATCTTAAGCCGTCATATTCTGCCCAACGCGGCTGCGCCGGTGCTGGTTTCGGCCACACTCGGGGTGGCTGGCGCAATTCTCACCGAGTCCTCCCTGTCGTTTCTGGGGCTCGGGGTACAACCCCCCATGCCCTCGTGGGGCAACATGCTCCTGGAGGGAAAAGAGGTCCTGGAGATCGCGCCGTGGCTCTCCATTTTTCCCGGCATGGCCATTTTGCTCACGGTGCTGGGCTACAACCTGTTGGGTGAGTCCTTGCGGGATCTCTTGGACCCGAGGTTGAGACAATAA
- a CDS encoding radical SAM protein yields the protein MTHRFESIILELTNVCNFKCPFCPSEAITREKGHMSLDIFAKIVREIKSAGLTETIQFGLMGEPFMNKRVFEFAELASESGLTVRCFTNGSLLTSKNIASFAASKIDELYISYRGVDAQAFSSISTMDYERYISGIRELLTLAGTFDKKKVIIKCFKPSLVDAVVKTSGMAKNVKADQSAEYVNLLLKSIGMKQTVRSSKTAFHNTIDLGNNIVVRLESIARWNDTPDNAGGKGFVRGVVGACDGMRGHIGILYNGDVTTCCKDYDGNNVLGNVAGSSILEILESPQAIRFKDLMRWCVLPTPYCRICRGGENLMSSLVNQLGSIAYFRTPFFREKTPQ from the coding sequence ATGACTCACCGTTTCGAGAGCATCATCTTGGAGTTGACCAACGTCTGCAACTTCAAGTGCCCATTTTGTCCGAGCGAAGCCATAACACGGGAAAAAGGGCATATGAGCCTGGACATCTTCGCCAAGATTGTTCGGGAAATCAAAAGCGCGGGTCTGACCGAGACGATACAGTTCGGTTTGATGGGCGAACCCTTTATGAACAAAAGGGTGTTCGAATTCGCTGAGCTGGCTTCCGAGTCGGGGCTGACTGTGCGTTGCTTCACCAACGGAAGCCTGCTGACGAGCAAAAATATCGCCTCGTTCGCAGCGTCGAAAATTGACGAACTCTACATCAGCTATCGCGGCGTGGATGCCCAGGCTTTCTCTTCGATATCCACTATGGATTATGAACGGTATATTTCTGGAATCAGGGAGTTGCTCACCCTTGCCGGAACCTTCGACAAGAAAAAGGTAATCATCAAGTGCTTCAAGCCGAGTCTGGTTGATGCGGTGGTAAAGACCAGCGGTATGGCCAAGAATGTTAAGGCGGATCAAAGCGCGGAGTATGTGAATCTGCTTTTGAAAAGCATAGGAATGAAACAGACCGTAAGAAGCAGCAAGACAGCCTTTCACAATACCATCGATTTAGGAAACAACATCGTCGTCAGGCTAGAGAGTATCGCGAGATGGAATGATACGCCAGACAATGCGGGGGGGAAGGGCTTTGTCCGGGGAGTAGTCGGAGCATGCGACGGGATGAGGGGCCACATAGGAATCTTGTACAACGGCGATGTGACGACGTGTTGCAAGGACTATGATGGCAACAACGTGCTTGGAAATGTTGCAGGATCGTCAATACTGGAGATTCTTGAATCTCCGCAGGCGATCCGTTTCAAAGATTTGATGCGCTGGTGCGTTCTCCCCACTCCGTACTGCCGTATATGCAGGGGGGGAGAAAACTTGATGTCTTCATTGGTCAACCAGTTGGGGAGTATCGCATACTTCCGGACACCGTTCTTCCGCGAAAAGACTCCTCAATAG
- a CDS encoding site-specific integrase, producing MSVHQRARDGAWFVSWRDENGKQHNKVTGKGRAGQRDANDLDKDIKAKKRVGLESTPARAGHPYLDDIAQAFIDAKKAEVKKASWLKPFASMVQANFYETHCQRPAKDLTYSDIVNVITNNYADKSPTTRSRYLSYLKIMFRFAVDHGYLEKNPLALWKKPKEKPRRSMLTVSDLGKIMDKALPHLRWAMELAFNLGVRTGESELLALTWANVDFESGLIRVYATKTNTWRNVHVSDAFLARLKQMKAQALTDHLVEYRGKPVACLRRSFRTACKLAEITYDVILYDIRHLYATTLLSRGGDLVAVSKQMGHSSTVMTANVYYQEMAGERKRAVELLPKLTPVSGAPEGPKFLKVQA from the coding sequence ATGAGTGTTCACCAAAGAGCCCGTGACGGCGCCTGGTTTGTTTCCTGGCGTGACGAGAACGGCAAGCAGCACAACAAGGTCACTGGCAAGGGCAGGGCTGGCCAGAGAGACGCCAACGACTTGGACAAGGACATCAAGGCCAAAAAACGCGTAGGCCTTGAATCAACCCCTGCCCGAGCCGGACACCCCTATCTTGACGACATCGCCCAAGCCTTCATCGACGCGAAAAAGGCCGAAGTCAAAAAGGCGAGTTGGCTGAAGCCATTCGCTTCCATGGTGCAGGCTAACTTTTATGAGACCCACTGCCAGCGCCCGGCCAAGGATCTGACCTACTCCGACATCGTGAACGTCATAACGAACAACTACGCTGACAAGAGCCCGACAACTAGATCCCGATACCTATCATACTTGAAGATCATGTTTAGATTTGCAGTCGACCACGGATATCTTGAGAAGAACCCCCTAGCGCTCTGGAAAAAGCCGAAAGAGAAACCCAGACGCTCAATGCTGACAGTCTCCGACCTGGGCAAGATTATGGACAAAGCACTTCCCCATCTACGTTGGGCCATGGAGCTGGCTTTCAACCTGGGAGTCCGCACCGGCGAGTCTGAGCTGCTGGCTCTCACTTGGGCCAACGTGGACTTCGAAAGCGGCCTCATTCGAGTCTATGCCACCAAAACCAACACCTGGCGCAACGTACATGTCTCTGACGCGTTCCTAGCCCGCCTGAAGCAAATGAAGGCACAGGCCTTGACCGACCATCTGGTGGAATACAGGGGCAAGCCCGTGGCCTGTCTTCGCCGATCCTTCAGGACGGCATGCAAACTGGCCGAAATAACCTACGATGTTATCCTGTACGACATCCGACACCTGTACGCGACGACGCTCCTCTCTCGCGGTGGCGACCTTGTGGCCGTCTCCAAACAGATGGGGCACTCCAGCACCGTAATGACGGCTAACGTCTACTATCAGGAAATGGCCGGGGAAAGGAAACGAGCGGTAGAACTTCTGCCCAAGCTGACGCCGGTCTCTGGAGCGCCGGAAGGTCCGAAATTCCTAAAAGTGCAGGCCTGA
- a CDS encoding glycosyltransferase family 4 protein, with protein MTSFRKTASQNVPSGFDLENHPKVAIIVETTIPPVSRANLRMYWLAREIIAQKKALVNMIAPSRDISSRRSYFTEWIWMNQYPGFGKHLYGAFRLPVRVWHFLASIISIIILEIWYRRSGARGFCAIHAWNPLAGMAAVVAGLIIRRPIFLDFTDFYSDIARTDLPLLSKPLVWMENLVLSRARKVFVVSDVMRDHLIANKGLAPDKVVVVPDGTDAQTFRPGLDGSSVRLKLGLTDTTPLIIFHGDIKHDDGVDILLHVLAEVAKVRPDVRLLILGGGGPYFDSVIKPLISELGLASNIISPGWISHQEVPAYLNACDIGAMTLRATLNHDNYLSFKLFEYWGCGLPVVVTKLKAIGRIVKDGENGLVCPSEDIQAYAKAFLRLIEDRAFARSLGAAGRELVEREYDWRQIMKREVAEYSPDILSLAK; from the coding sequence ATGACCTCCTTCAGAAAAACCGCATCCCAAAACGTCCCTTCGGGCTTCGATCTTGAAAACCACCCCAAGGTGGCGATCATCGTCGAAACCACCATCCCTCCGGTATCGCGGGCGAATCTGCGTATGTACTGGTTGGCCAGGGAGATCATCGCCCAGAAGAAGGCGCTGGTGAACATGATCGCGCCTAGCCGGGATATCAGCTCGCGCCGGTCATACTTTACCGAATGGATCTGGATGAACCAATATCCGGGATTTGGAAAACACCTCTACGGGGCATTTCGACTTCCGGTTCGTGTATGGCACTTCCTGGCCTCCATCATCTCCATCATCATCCTGGAGATATGGTACCGCCGCTCCGGAGCGCGCGGTTTTTGCGCAATCCATGCTTGGAACCCTCTGGCCGGTATGGCTGCAGTGGTTGCTGGCCTCATTATCAGAAGGCCAATCTTTCTCGATTTTACCGACTTCTATTCTGATATAGCCCGGACAGACCTGCCTCTTCTCTCCAAACCGCTCGTATGGATGGAGAACCTGGTATTGAGCCGGGCCCGCAAGGTCTTCGTGGTTTCTGACGTGATGCGTGACCACCTGATTGCCAACAAGGGTCTTGCGCCGGACAAGGTGGTCGTGGTCCCAGACGGCACGGATGCCCAGACCTTCCGGCCCGGTCTGGACGGATCGAGCGTGCGTTTAAAACTCGGACTCACGGACACCACTCCGCTCATCATCTTCCACGGCGACATCAAGCATGACGACGGAGTGGACATCCTGCTGCATGTGCTGGCCGAGGTCGCCAAGGTTCGCCCGGACGTTCGTCTGCTTATCCTTGGCGGCGGGGGACCGTATTTCGATAGCGTGATCAAGCCCCTCATCTCGGAGCTTGGGCTCGCAAGCAACATTATTTCTCCTGGCTGGATTTCCCACCAAGAGGTGCCCGCCTATCTCAACGCCTGCGACATCGGGGCCATGACCCTGCGGGCAACCCTAAACCACGACAACTACCTATCCTTCAAGCTCTTCGAATACTGGGGGTGCGGACTGCCCGTGGTGGTGACCAAGCTCAAGGCCATCGGGCGAATCGTCAAAGACGGTGAGAACGGCCTGGTGTGTCCATCTGAAGACATCCAGGCATACGCGAAAGCATTCCTCCGGCTCATCGAGGATCGCGCGTTCGCCCGCAGCCTGGGTGCGGCCGGACGCGAACTGGTGGAACGCGAATACGATTGGCGTCAGATCATGAAACGGGAGGTGGCGGAATACTCCCCGGATATTCTCTCCCTAGCAAAGTGA
- a CDS encoding recombinase family protein has translation MSSITAYLRVSTDGQDLNNQRYAILDYADRQGLRVDTWMEVKMSSRRTPKERRIDDLVNSLNPGDVLIVSELSRLGRSVGQIITLIDELVKKQVSVTVIKQGIVVNGKRDIATTTLITMLGLFAEIERELISERTRMGLAKARAEGKLIGRPKGSRNSQLDERLPEIKEFLAKGISRASIAKLLGVKWSSLQYYLKSRSLV, from the coding sequence ATGTCCAGCATCACCGCCTACCTGCGAGTCTCCACAGACGGCCAGGATCTGAATAACCAACGTTACGCGATTCTCGACTACGCCGACCGGCAAGGTCTCCGCGTCGACACCTGGATGGAAGTGAAGATGTCTTCTCGTAGAACTCCCAAGGAACGCCGGATTGACGATCTGGTCAACTCTCTGAACCCTGGCGATGTTCTGATCGTCTCCGAGCTCTCTCGTCTGGGCCGCAGCGTCGGGCAGATCATCACCTTGATTGATGAACTGGTGAAGAAGCAGGTCTCCGTGACCGTCATCAAGCAAGGGATCGTAGTGAATGGCAAGCGAGACATCGCCACCACCACCTTGATAACTATGTTGGGTCTCTTCGCCGAAATCGAACGCGAGTTGATCTCTGAACGCACCCGTATGGGCCTGGCAAAGGCGCGGGCCGAGGGAAAGCTGATAGGCCGCCCCAAGGGCTCTCGCAACTCTCAGCTTGATGAACGCCTTCCCGAGATCAAGGAATTCCTGGCCAAGGGCATTAGCCGCGCCAGCATCGCCAAGCTCTTGGGCGTGAAGTGGTCCAGCCTACAATACTACCTCAAAAGCCGATCCCTGGTTTGA
- a CDS encoding ABC transporter permease, producing MLALLQRLFIKSLWLVVVFLGITLVSFWVMHLAPGKPTDLQTDLNPLITPEAVARLEKLYGLDQPVHIQYWLWLKRLSQLDFGNALTGDRRPVWDKIKERLPLTFGMNLAALILTLSLSIPIGVTAAARQNGFFDRASTVFVFLGFAMPGFWLALLLMLLFGIVWPVLPISGLTSLDYAQMPWWRQVWDICSHLAIPMFIYVFGGLAGMSRYMRSAMLEVLRQDYILTARAKGLPERDVIYRHALRNALLPVITLLGLSIPGLIGGSVIIEQIFSLPGLGQLFYQAVMSRDYPLIMANLVLGAALTLAGNMLADVGYSLADPRIRSGNRHG from the coding sequence GTGCTAGCCTTACTGCAAAGACTGTTCATCAAATCTCTCTGGCTCGTGGTGGTGTTCCTTGGGATCACCCTTGTGAGCTTCTGGGTCATGCATTTGGCCCCGGGAAAGCCTACCGACCTCCAAACCGACCTGAATCCTCTTATCACACCCGAGGCCGTGGCCCGCCTGGAAAAACTCTACGGTCTGGACCAGCCCGTTCACATCCAATACTGGCTCTGGCTGAAACGCCTCTCCCAGCTCGATTTCGGCAATGCCCTCACCGGCGACCGCCGCCCGGTCTGGGACAAGATCAAGGAACGCCTGCCACTCACCTTTGGCATGAACCTGGCTGCCCTCATTTTAACTCTTTCACTTTCTATCCCCATCGGCGTCACTGCGGCCGCCCGGCAGAACGGATTCTTCGACAGGGCGTCCACAGTTTTCGTGTTCCTGGGCTTTGCCATGCCCGGATTTTGGCTGGCCCTTTTGCTCATGCTCCTTTTCGGCATCGTCTGGCCGGTGCTGCCCATCTCAGGACTTACATCCCTGGATTATGCCCAGATGCCCTGGTGGCGCCAAGTATGGGACATATGTTCTCATCTGGCCATTCCCATGTTCATCTACGTTTTCGGCGGCCTGGCCGGCATGAGCCGCTACATGCGCTCGGCCATGCTGGAGGTGCTCAGGCAGGATTACATCCTCACCGCCAGAGCCAAGGGCCTTCCCGAGCGCGACGTGATCTACCGCCATGCCCTGCGCAACGCGCTCCTGCCCGTGATCACCCTGCTCGGACTCTCCATTCCCGGGCTCATTGGCGGCTCGGTAATCATCGAACAGATTTTTTCCCTGCCAGGCCTCGGCCAACTCTTTTATCAGGCGGTGATGTCCCGGGATTACCCGCTCATCATGGCCAACCTTGTGCTGGGTGCGGCTCTGACCCTGGCTGGAAACATGCTCGCGGACGTGGGCTATTCCCTGGCTGACCCGCGCATCCGCTCCGGAAACCGCCATGGCTAA
- a CDS encoding helix-turn-helix domain-containing protein — translation MNGEGPYLTMKEAAKFCGYAAATFRRTIKEYRIGRYGPKLNKFSQPELEAWMQNPQGLLDEPRITSSRKPKPLEV, via the coding sequence ATGAACGGCGAAGGACCCTACCTAACCATGAAGGAGGCGGCGAAATTCTGTGGCTATGCCGCCGCTACCTTCAGAAGAACTATCAAGGAGTACCGAATCGGACGCTACGGCCCAAAACTGAACAAGTTCTCACAACCTGAGCTTGAGGCCTGGATGCAGAATCCCCAGGGCCTCTTGGACGAGCCCAGGATAACCTCCTCCAGGAAACCAAAACCGCTGGAGGTGTAG
- a CDS encoding glycosyltransferase family 4 protein, with the protein MAKRLESALIATFSDIVDESGERIRHNGPAWPLIEFFSQHCRQLTVLELSQPRKGMLNRPQALRFVDGSFQGMKTWGPLTTRPFAVDPATAAPRTYMRMKLRDMLACFWAGWSFRQRYDLFIGVESLLAICGGWLKKMGMVRESVYYISDWSPWKFQSKILNKIYLEMDRMACLMSDHIWNYTYAIAAARRDILRFDDTHFGRQHWVPFGFIPDGVVLPPDKAVDLNRLVFCGGVGPENGLDIVIEALPAIRKVLPGIRLDVLGDGPDLARLKARASELGLGSAITWHGFVTDRRRILDAQLGAALALAPYAPLETSVKRFGDVIKIREAIGCGLPIITTDVPPSHVEVRDKNLGRVIEYTPDALVQAVTDLLSAPEKYFAVRNNVVAASGDNLWENIYGRTLAAMGYGCGALDHSLSQRLG; encoded by the coding sequence ATGGCCAAACGACTTGAATCAGCTCTCATTGCCACCTTTTCGGATATCGTGGATGAATCCGGGGAGCGTATCCGCCACAATGGGCCCGCATGGCCACTTATTGAGTTTTTCTCCCAGCATTGCCGCCAGTTGACGGTTCTGGAGCTTTCCCAGCCCCGAAAGGGCATGCTCAATCGCCCGCAGGCTCTTCGCTTTGTGGATGGATCGTTTCAAGGGATGAAGACGTGGGGCCCGCTCACTACCCGTCCCTTTGCCGTCGATCCGGCAACGGCCGCTCCGCGCACGTACATGCGTATGAAGCTCCGGGATATGTTGGCTTGTTTCTGGGCTGGCTGGTCGTTCAGACAGCGCTACGATCTGTTCATCGGTGTGGAATCCCTGCTGGCCATATGCGGTGGCTGGCTTAAAAAGATGGGAATGGTGCGCGAGAGCGTCTACTACATCTCGGACTGGTCTCCCTGGAAGTTCCAAAGCAAAATCCTCAATAAGATCTACCTTGAAATGGACCGCATGGCCTGTCTCATGTCCGACCACATCTGGAACTACACGTACGCCATCGCGGCCGCACGCCGTGACATCCTGAGATTCGATGACACTCATTTCGGCCGCCAGCACTGGGTTCCGTTCGGATTCATCCCCGACGGGGTGGTGCTCCCTCCCGACAAGGCCGTAGACCTGAACCGACTGGTTTTCTGCGGCGGTGTTGGGCCTGAAAATGGCCTGGACATTGTGATCGAAGCTCTGCCTGCCATCCGCAAGGTTCTGCCGGGAATCCGGCTGGATGTTCTTGGCGACGGGCCTGACCTTGCCCGGCTTAAGGCTCGCGCTTCAGAGCTGGGGCTGGGCTCCGCGATAACTTGGCACGGATTTGTCACTGATCGCCGCCGCATTCTCGACGCCCAATTGGGTGCGGCGCTTGCCCTGGCCCCCTATGCTCCGCTGGAGACAAGCGTCAAACGCTTCGGCGACGTAATCAAGATTCGCGAAGCCATCGGTTGCGGCTTGCCCATCATCACCACGGATGTGCCCCCCTCCCATGTGGAAGTACGCGACAAGAACCTGGGGCGCGTGATCGAGTACACCCCAGATGCCCTGGTTCAGGCCGTGACCGACCTTCTCTCCGCTCCGGAAAAGTATTTTGCGGTGCGGAACAACGTGGTGGCCGCCTCCGGGGACAACCTTTGGGAGAATATCTACGGCAGAACTCTGGCGGCCATGGGGTACGGCTGTGGTGCGCTTGACCATTCTCTTAGTCAAAGGCTAGGCTGA
- a CDS encoding AAA family ATPase, which produces MIELLRIKNLALIADVELEFGPGLNVLTGETGAGKTFVLKALEFLTGERLSPDMVRPGAEKAQVEALFILDGQDLILRRELSVQTGRARIYINDQLATQEAVRELKPKLTLHASQHGQQKLLSPVFQAKLLDHFLPNPSLTENRRNLVRQLTDLERDIQSLHDRVAHLEERREVLEMKRAEIDKVAPREGEEEDLLERQQALRHARKAREATDAALSMLYGEEGITSGLGRLEREFSTLGQVTEAFQADLETVREARHALTELAERLRAGVPGLEDDPEEVESRLWELAQLKRKLKLTMPEVLVLGREIEDNLSFLDNAGLDLKRLNRQRAQLRVMLDEVLGRLDAARQETATGLCARIEEELRGLGFSEHVRVLFEFTPIEVFPSDESSPALTELSARLLFAPNPGQPPRALDRIASGGELSRFLLALTSMKSENDQATLIFDEVDAGIGGLTLKSVGERLKELAKDRQMLLITHWPQLAALAGRHFLVAKHVTDGQTETTVSSLEGQRVSEELSRMAGGGEQGQAMAEKLLIPRS; this is translated from the coding sequence TTGATTGAACTCCTGCGCATCAAAAACCTGGCCCTCATAGCCGACGTGGAGCTCGAATTCGGCCCAGGGCTCAACGTGCTGACCGGCGAAACCGGCGCAGGCAAAACATTCGTGCTCAAAGCCCTGGAATTCTTGACCGGAGAACGTTTGAGCCCGGACATGGTCCGCCCTGGCGCTGAAAAAGCTCAGGTGGAGGCCCTTTTCATCCTGGACGGACAAGACCTCATCCTGCGCAGGGAGCTTTCCGTCCAGACTGGGCGGGCGCGCATATACATAAACGACCAACTGGCCACCCAGGAAGCCGTACGTGAGCTCAAGCCGAAGCTCACCCTCCACGCCAGCCAACACGGCCAGCAGAAGCTCCTTTCCCCGGTGTTCCAGGCCAAACTCCTGGACCATTTCCTTCCCAACCCGTCGCTTACCGAGAACCGACGCAACCTTGTCCGGCAATTGACCGACCTCGAACGAGACATTCAATCCTTGCATGACCGCGTGGCCCATCTGGAAGAGCGCCGGGAAGTACTTGAGATGAAACGCGCCGAGATTGACAAGGTGGCCCCACGCGAAGGCGAGGAAGAAGACCTTTTGGAGCGCCAACAGGCTCTGCGCCATGCACGCAAGGCCAGGGAGGCAACCGACGCAGCCCTGAGCATGCTCTACGGGGAGGAAGGGATCACCTCGGGCCTTGGCAGATTGGAGCGGGAGTTTTCCACCCTGGGGCAGGTTACGGAGGCCTTTCAGGCAGACCTGGAGACCGTGCGAGAAGCCAGGCACGCCCTGACGGAGCTTGCTGAGCGCCTGCGCGCTGGAGTTCCTGGTCTGGAAGACGACCCTGAGGAGGTGGAATCCAGACTCTGGGAACTGGCCCAGTTGAAGCGCAAGCTCAAGCTCACCATGCCAGAGGTGCTGGTTCTGGGACGCGAGATTGAAGACAACCTGAGCTTTCTAGACAACGCCGGGCTCGACCTCAAACGGTTGAACCGTCAGCGGGCGCAGCTCAGGGTCATGCTTGACGAGGTGCTGGGCCGCCTCGACGCCGCCCGCCAGGAAACGGCGACGGGCCTCTGCGCCCGCATTGAGGAAGAGCTGCGTGGGCTGGGTTTTTCCGAGCACGTCCGGGTGTTGTTCGAATTCACGCCCATAGAAGTCTTTCCATCCGATGAATCCTCTCCGGCCCTGACAGAGCTTTCCGCCCGGCTCCTTTTCGCACCAAACCCCGGCCAGCCACCAAGGGCATTGGACCGCATCGCCTCTGGCGGCGAATTGTCGCGCTTCCTGTTGGCCCTGACCAGCATGAAATCCGAGAACGATCAGGCCACGCTCATCTTCGATGAAGTCGATGCGGGCATTGGCGGACTGACCTTAAAGAGCGTGGGCGAGAGGCTCAAAGAACTGGCCAAAGATCGTCAGATGCTGCTCATCACCCACTGGCCGCAACTGGCCGCCCTGGCGGGGCGTCACTTCCTGGTGGCCAAGCATGTTACTGACGGCCAGACCGAGACCACCGTGTCCAGTCTGGAAGGCCAGCGTGTGAGCGAGGAGCTCTCCCGCATGGCCGGCGGCGGCGAGCAGGGGCAAGCCATGGCCGAGAAACTTCTGATCCCAAGGAGCTGA
- a CDS encoding class I SAM-dependent methyltransferase: MPSLDALNALYASQEYYDDQYFPAQFAERKAMFSYRLSELEPLVGGPGRLLEIGCGRGQFLEAALERGWQVSGQEFAESTVEVLKGSVPQAELAHGVFPEECPYPAGTFDLVHLNHVLEHFFDPLAALRRIWTLLKPDGVLYCEVPRQSTLQNTLSNAIGRKDFAVHFFLEHICYFDKPSMTVALRASGFTPLTLRIEGMGDPHRFVRGVHYTSAWTHLLALVVGGLKLQGPLGGGNLVAIARKGAPE, from the coding sequence ATGCCAAGTCTGGATGCCCTGAACGCGCTCTACGCCTCACAAGAGTATTACGACGACCAGTATTTTCCTGCCCAGTTTGCTGAGCGTAAAGCTATGTTTTCCTATCGGTTGTCCGAGCTCGAACCTCTTGTCGGCGGTCCGGGCCGACTGCTGGAGATCGGATGCGGACGTGGTCAATTTCTTGAAGCGGCACTTGAGCGCGGCTGGCAAGTATCCGGCCAGGAATTCGCTGAAAGCACAGTTGAAGTCCTAAAAGGTTCCGTTCCACAGGCCGAACTTGCCCATGGTGTGTTTCCTGAAGAATGTCCTTACCCTGCAGGAACCTTCGACTTGGTTCATCTCAACCATGTGTTGGAACATTTTTTCGACCCTTTAGCTGCCTTGCGCCGCATCTGGACGCTCCTGAAGCCTGATGGTGTTTTGTATTGTGAGGTACCCCGGCAATCCACTCTTCAAAACACTCTTTCGAACGCCATTGGCCGCAAGGATTTCGCTGTCCACTTTTTTCTTGAGCATATCTGCTATTTCGACAAACCCTCCATGACCGTTGCTCTACGAGCCTCTGGCTTCACTCCTCTTACCCTTCGCATCGAAGGCATGGGCGATCCCCATCGATTCGTTCGGGGAGTGCACTACACATCCGCCTGGACGCACCTTCTAGCGCTGGTCGTTGGCGGTTTAAAGCTCCAAGGTCCACTGGGGGGTGGAAACCTCGTGGCCATTGCCCGCAAAGGGGCGCCGGAATGA